One window of the Methylovirgula sp. HY1 genome contains the following:
- a CDS encoding PAS domain-containing sensor histidine kinase, whose translation MIAYCSETGVSRQDVEAALNALSLSLNEEIPFFAARATGPEKGGRVVFASQAMLALFGAADLDAISARFFESRDPGARRLAELARTLTPDSGPRLERLRFFFGPVAETITFLCRRCGIGHDEPLLIAAALGARMVRQVVPSPTKIDDTSKVAKPAAPIAHMPQVFLPLGEVKSVLAARLLDRKTVRFLWRTDADDKITEITPPLAEVVGAAAADLLGRDFGDVAKYLECEPAGPLGRAFARRETFSGIEVLWPIAGAAAAVPVSLGAVPARTRNQRFDGYRGFGVIRLDGLVAAEPRDFAVASETAAPSAPIVDNVIHLRSFTAGAKAGSGELPESLMRFDPYGQKLGPLSQDEETAFHEIATVLSDDGATGTEVPDAIANREPDMVPVATSNLEPAREPAVETPSLAPSPEPEPVVAVGPSQAQMSQTEISAADAARAAGVDRHAAAIFDRIGFGVLVSRDDVPIYANRYLLDLLGYADEDAFHAAGGMARIFEHAPAPGSESIALRTASGGLTAVRARIQTIEWDGMPATLLTLRQDEEKELRAKLGAEAQALTIEVGELNAILDTATDGLALIDSQGRILALNRSGEALFGYDQGDVVGQPFTRLIAPESQTKARDYFAGVASNGVASLLNDGREVIGQAQQGGEIPLFLTLGRISAGHGDPHEAKYCALMRDMTHWKKVEQELDAARREAERASALKSDFLAKVSHEVRTPLNAILGFAEVIMEERFGPIGNERYRDYLKDIHTSGAHVMSLVNDLLDLSKIEAGRMDLDFVSVDAGQVISECVALMQPQANRERVIMRLALAPHLPKILADERSLRQIILNLLSNAVKFNEPGGQVIVATALSDDGHAVIRIRDTGIGMSENDIETALEPFRQLATARQTSGTGLGLPLTKALVEANRAFFSIKSKKNEGTLIEIAFPPARLLSRDPLSA comes from the coding sequence ATGATAGCCTATTGCTCCGAGACTGGCGTCAGCCGCCAGGACGTTGAAGCTGCGCTCAATGCGCTATCGCTCTCCCTTAACGAGGAGATCCCCTTTTTCGCGGCAAGGGCGACCGGACCCGAGAAGGGCGGTCGCGTGGTGTTTGCCAGTCAGGCGATGCTGGCGCTCTTCGGCGCGGCCGATCTCGATGCGATTTCGGCGCGATTTTTCGAAAGCCGCGACCCTGGCGCCCGGCGGCTCGCCGAACTTGCGCGCACTCTGACCCCGGACTCGGGTCCGCGTCTCGAGCGCTTACGCTTCTTCTTCGGTCCGGTCGCGGAGACCATCACTTTCCTCTGCCGGCGATGCGGCATCGGCCATGACGAGCCCTTGCTGATCGCCGCGGCGCTCGGGGCGCGCATGGTGCGGCAAGTGGTGCCGTCGCCGACCAAGATCGATGACACCTCCAAAGTGGCTAAGCCGGCGGCGCCGATCGCGCACATGCCGCAGGTGTTTCTGCCGCTTGGAGAGGTCAAGAGCGTTCTCGCGGCGCGGCTGCTGGATCGAAAGACGGTTCGCTTCCTCTGGCGGACGGATGCCGACGATAAGATTACCGAGATCACGCCGCCGCTCGCCGAGGTTGTCGGTGCCGCGGCCGCCGATTTGCTCGGCCGAGACTTCGGCGACGTGGCGAAATATCTCGAGTGCGAGCCGGCGGGGCCGCTCGGTCGGGCGTTCGCCAGGCGAGAGACGTTCAGCGGCATAGAGGTTTTATGGCCGATTGCCGGAGCGGCCGCCGCCGTGCCCGTCAGCCTTGGCGCTGTTCCGGCCCGCACGCGCAATCAAAGGTTCGACGGTTATCGCGGCTTCGGCGTCATCCGCCTCGACGGGCTCGTCGCCGCCGAGCCGCGCGATTTTGCCGTGGCTTCGGAGACCGCCGCGCCGTCGGCGCCTATCGTCGACAATGTCATTCATTTGCGCTCATTCACGGCAGGAGCGAAAGCTGGTTCCGGCGAGCTGCCGGAAAGCCTGATGCGATTCGATCCCTATGGGCAAAAGCTTGGTCCCCTCAGCCAGGACGAAGAGACGGCCTTCCACGAGATCGCGACTGTTCTGAGCGATGACGGGGCCACGGGCACCGAAGTGCCTGATGCCATAGCGAATCGCGAACCGGACATGGTGCCTGTCGCCACGTCCAATCTAGAGCCGGCACGCGAACCTGCGGTCGAAACGCCGTCTCTCGCTCCTTCGCCGGAACCGGAACCTGTTGTCGCCGTTGGGCCGTCGCAAGCCCAGATGTCGCAAACCGAAATTTCCGCGGCGGACGCGGCCCGCGCCGCCGGTGTCGACCGCCATGCGGCGGCGATTTTCGATCGCATCGGTTTTGGAGTTTTGGTCAGCCGCGACGACGTGCCGATCTACGCCAACCGCTATCTGCTCGATCTTCTCGGCTATGCCGATGAAGACGCCTTCCATGCCGCGGGCGGCATGGCGCGTATCTTTGAACATGCGCCGGCCCCCGGCAGCGAATCGATTGCGCTACGCACGGCATCCGGCGGACTCACAGCGGTTCGCGCGCGCATCCAGACGATCGAATGGGATGGCATGCCGGCGACGCTCCTGACTTTGCGGCAGGACGAAGAGAAGGAACTCCGCGCAAAGCTCGGGGCGGAAGCGCAGGCCTTGACGATCGAGGTGGGCGAACTCAACGCCATTCTGGATACGGCAACCGATGGTCTCGCACTCATCGATTCGCAGGGGCGGATTCTTGCCTTGAATCGCTCCGGCGAAGCCTTGTTCGGCTATGATCAGGGCGATGTCGTTGGCCAGCCCTTCACGCGTCTCATTGCGCCGGAAAGCCAGACCAAGGCGCGCGATTATTTCGCCGGGGTCGCATCGAATGGCGTGGCCAGCCTGCTCAATGACGGTCGCGAAGTCATCGGGCAGGCGCAACAAGGCGGCGAGATCCCGCTCTTCCTGACGCTCGGCCGCATCAGCGCCGGTCATGGCGATCCTCATGAGGCGAAATATTGCGCGCTCATGCGCGACATGACGCATTGGAAGAAGGTCGAGCAGGAACTCGATGCGGCGCGCCGCGAGGCCGAGCGGGCGAGTGCTTTAAAATCGGATTTTCTCGCCAAGGTCAGCCATGAAGTCCGGACGCCGCTCAATGCCATTCTCGGCTTTGCCGAGGTCATCATGGAAGAGCGCTTCGGTCCGATCGGCAATGAGCGCTATCGCGACTATCTGAAGGACATCCATACGTCGGGCGCGCATGTGATGAGCCTCGTCAATGATCTTCTCGATCTCTCGAAGATCGAGGCCGGTCGCATGGATCTCGATTTCGTTTCGGTCGATGCGGGCCAGGTGATTTCCGAATGCGTGGCGCTCATGCAGCCGCAGGCCAATCGGGAAAGGGTGATCATGCGCTTGGCGCTCGCCCCGCACCTGCCGAAAATCTTGGCCGATGAGCGTTCGCTGCGGCAGATCATTCTCAATCTTCTGTCCAATGCGGTGAAGTTCAACGAGCCGGGCGGTCAGGTGATCGTCGCGACGGCGCTTTCCGACGACGGCCATGCGGTGATCCGCATCCGCGATACGGGGATCGGCATGTCGGAAAACGATATTGAGACGGCGCTGGAACCGTTCCGCCAGCTTGCCACGGCGCGGCAGACCTCCGGCACCGGTCTCGGCCTGCCTTTGACCAAGGCGCTCGTCGAAGCCAATCGCGCCTTCTTCTCGATCAAGAGCAAGAAGAACGAGGGAACGCTTATCGAAATCGCTTTTCCGCCAGCGCGGCTTCTGTCACGCGATCCGCTGTCGGCGTGA
- a CDS encoding MFS transporter, translated as MDAKIDAPYRPDTGESTLFVMLVALSFAHLLNDTVQSLLPAIYPIIKASYALDFGQIGLITLSFQLTASFLQPFVGLYTDRHPRPYSLAIGMGFTLCGLLLLAVANHFTMLLAAAALVGVGSSVFHPEASRIARMASGGQHGLAQSLFQVGGSLGAATGPLLAAFIVVPHGQKAIAWLALVPLLAMVLLSSIGNWYARQLALKRPRSRSKLTFEGIGRRKVVLAILILLALVFSKFVYLASLSSYYTFYLIQKFHVSVPHAQILLFLFLGASALGTFLGGPIGDRIGRRYVIFGSILGVLPFTLALPYANLFFTAVLTVIIGLILSSAFASILVYAQELLPGRVGTVAGLFFGFAFGMGGLGAALLGMLADQTSISFVYHVSAFLPAIGLLAYFLPGRLPQQ; from the coding sequence ATGGACGCTAAGATCGACGCGCCGTATCGCCCCGATACCGGCGAAAGCACCCTTTTCGTCATGCTGGTGGCGCTGAGCTTCGCGCATCTTTTGAATGATACGGTTCAATCGCTGCTGCCGGCGATCTATCCCATCATCAAGGCGTCCTATGCCCTCGATTTCGGTCAGATCGGCCTGATCACCCTGTCTTTTCAGCTCACCGCCTCTTTTCTGCAGCCTTTCGTCGGGCTCTATACCGACCGCCATCCGCGGCCCTATTCGCTGGCGATCGGCATGGGCTTCACCCTTTGCGGATTGCTTTTGCTGGCGGTTGCAAATCACTTCACGATGCTGCTGGCGGCCGCAGCGCTCGTCGGCGTCGGCTCTTCGGTCTTCCATCCAGAGGCCTCGCGCATCGCCCGCATGGCCTCCGGCGGCCAGCATGGGCTGGCGCAGTCCTTGTTTCAGGTCGGGGGCAGCCTCGGCGCGGCGACAGGCCCCTTGCTCGCCGCCTTCATCGTCGTGCCGCATGGGCAAAAGGCCATCGCCTGGCTGGCGCTGGTGCCGCTCTTGGCCATGGTCCTCTTGTCCAGCATCGGCAATTGGTACGCGCGACAATTAGCGCTTAAACGTCCGCGGTCGCGCAGCAAGCTCACCTTCGAGGGCATCGGACGCCGAAAAGTTGTTTTGGCGATTCTCATCCTGCTCGCGCTGGTCTTCTCGAAATTCGTCTATCTGGCGAGCCTCAGCAGCTATTACACCTTCTATCTGATCCAGAAATTCCACGTCTCGGTTCCGCATGCGCAGATTCTGCTCTTCCTATTCCTCGGTGCTTCGGCACTCGGCACCTTCCTGGGCGGCCCGATCGGCGACCGAATCGGGCGACGCTATGTGATTTTCGGCTCGATCCTCGGCGTGCTGCCCTTCACCCTCGCTTTGCCTTATGCAAACCTCTTCTTCACCGCCGTGCTGACGGTGATCATCGGCCTCATCCTCTCGTCGGCCTTCGCCTCCATTCTCGTCTATGCACAAGAATTATTGCCCGGCCGGGTCGGCACGGTGGCCGGGCTTTTCTTCGGCTTCGCTTTCGGCATGGGTGGATTGGGCGCGGCGCTGCTCGGCATGCTCGCAGATCAGACGAGCATCAGCTTCGTCTATCATGTGAGCGCCTTTCTGCCGGCGATCGGGCTCTTGGCTTATTTTCTGCCGGGACGATTGCCGCAACAATAG
- the mtnA gene encoding S-methyl-5-thioribose-1-phosphate isomerase → MHVDGKPYRTIWTVDPSGPVTIIDQTRLPHEFALVGLTSVAETAKAIKHMLVRGAPLIGVTAAYGLALAMRADPSDAHLSAASEMLLATRPTAVNLAWALATMRAHLVPLPQAKRSDAAFARAAELAEEDVALCAAIGDHGHALIRDIATKKTGTPVNILTHCNAGWLATVDWGTATAPIYKAHNAGLPIHVFVDETRPRNQGASLTAWELSQHGIPHHVIVDNAGGHLMQHGEIDLVIVGTDRTTATGDVCNKIGTYLKALAAKDNGVPFFVAAPSPSIDFAVFDGVKEIPIEERGEDEVSFIQGATADGRIERVRLTPQTSSAANPAFDVTPARLVTGLITERGILAASEAALAAAFPERITHKE, encoded by the coding sequence ATGCACGTCGATGGCAAGCCCTATCGAACCATCTGGACCGTCGACCCTAGCGGCCCCGTCACGATTATCGATCAAACGCGGCTGCCGCATGAATTCGCATTGGTCGGGCTCACCAGTGTCGCCGAAACCGCAAAGGCGATCAAACATATGCTGGTGCGCGGCGCGCCCCTTATCGGCGTCACTGCCGCCTATGGGCTCGCGCTGGCAATGCGCGCCGATCCTTCGGACGCCCATCTGAGCGCGGCATCGGAGATGCTGCTGGCCACCCGCCCGACGGCCGTCAACCTTGCCTGGGCGCTGGCAACAATGCGCGCGCATCTCGTGCCGCTGCCGCAAGCGAAACGCTCGGATGCCGCCTTTGCGCGCGCAGCGGAGCTTGCCGAGGAGGATGTGGCGCTTTGTGCCGCCATCGGCGATCATGGCCATGCCTTGATCCGCGACATCGCAACAAAAAAAACCGGTACGCCGGTGAATATTCTCACGCATTGCAATGCCGGCTGGCTCGCCACCGTCGATTGGGGAACCGCGACGGCACCCATCTATAAAGCGCATAATGCCGGCCTTCCCATTCATGTCTTCGTCGACGAGACGCGGCCGCGCAACCAGGGCGCTTCACTCACCGCATGGGAACTCAGCCAGCATGGCATTCCGCATCATGTCATCGTCGATAATGCCGGCGGTCATCTGATGCAGCATGGCGAAATCGATCTCGTCATCGTCGGCACCGACCGCACCACTGCGACGGGCGATGTCTGCAATAAGATCGGCACCTATCTGAAGGCCCTCGCGGCGAAGGACAACGGCGTGCCATTTTTCGTGGCGGCACCTTCGCCATCGATCGACTTCGCCGTCTTCGACGGGGTGAAGGAGATCCCGATCGAAGAACGCGGCGAAGACGAAGTCAGCTTCATCCAAGGGGCTACCGCCGACGGCCGCATCGAACGCGTGCGTTTGACACCGCAGACGAGCAGCGCCGCCAATCCCGCGTTCGACGTCACGCCGGCTCGGCTCGTCACCGGCCTCATCACCGAAAGAGGTATTCTCGCGGCCAGCGAAGCAGCGCTTGCCGCAGCCTTTCCCGAACGCATCACGCACAAGGAATAA
- a CDS encoding APC family permease, with protein MGDSGGANTTGKLRREAPMIGLLFASTTSMIGSGWLFGAFHASKIAGPLSIWSWVVGAVIIMLIALCFAELAALFPRSGALVHMSHASHGDGLGRIWGWMLFLAYVPIPAVEAEAILTYANNYLPYFLRPNSGLLTPTGFVVCAFLLGLFALVNLLAVRMLLSFNSAVTWWKIAVPLLTVVVLMAVSTHWDVWGADPHSYKVSGVFTALPEAGIVFSYLGFRTAIDLGGESANPGRHIPIAVIGSVLISATIYILLQVAFLMALRPADMANGWAHLTFTGQAGPFAGLAQTLGLGWLATLLYIDAYVSPGGTGLMYVTGGSRVLYGVGEMSGGPRWLTTLNKARAPWLAVLVMWVVGILFLLPFPAWQLMVNYISSITVLTYGLGPIVLLVLRRNQPELPRTFRLWGAEVLAPLAFICSNWIIYWTGFKTDSFLFLLVAIGFVLYMVYYHFIAKKPAEDFGWRYIAWLLPWFGGMWMLSALGDIGGGLGLLKFWPGVAAVAVWSMFVIILALRSALPAAETAEIMVRMEDTR; from the coding sequence ATGGGTGACTCCGGGGGAGCGAATACGACAGGCAAGCTGCGGCGCGAAGCGCCGATGATCGGCCTGCTGTTCGCCAGCACCACCAGCATGATCGGCTCGGGCTGGCTGTTTGGTGCCTTTCACGCCTCCAAGATCGCCGGCCCGCTCAGCATCTGGAGCTGGGTGGTTGGCGCCGTCATCATCATGCTGATCGCGCTGTGTTTCGCCGAGCTGGCGGCACTGTTCCCGCGCAGCGGCGCGCTCGTTCATATGAGCCACGCAAGCCATGGCGACGGTCTCGGACGCATCTGGGGCTGGATGCTGTTTTTGGCCTATGTCCCGATTCCCGCCGTCGAAGCCGAAGCCATCCTTACCTATGCCAATAATTATCTGCCCTATTTCCTGCGGCCCAACAGCGGTCTGCTGACGCCGACGGGCTTCGTCGTCTGCGCTTTTCTGCTCGGCCTCTTCGCGCTGGTGAATCTGCTCGCGGTGCGGATGCTGCTGAGTTTCAATTCCGCCGTCACTTGGTGGAAGATCGCGGTGCCTCTGCTGACCGTCGTCGTGTTGATGGCCGTCAGCACGCATTGGGACGTTTGGGGCGCCGACCCGCACAGCTATAAGGTCTCCGGCGTCTTCACGGCTCTGCCCGAAGCGGGCATCGTGTTCAGCTATCTCGGCTTTCGCACGGCGATCGATCTCGGCGGCGAAAGCGCCAATCCGGGCCGTCATATCCCAATCGCCGTCATCGGATCGGTATTGATCTCAGCCACCATCTACATCTTGTTGCAGGTGGCGTTCCTGATGGCGCTGCGCCCCGCCGACATGGCGAATGGCTGGGCGCATCTGACCTTCACCGGCCAGGCTGGCCCCTTCGCCGGACTGGCCCAGACTCTCGGCCTCGGCTGGCTGGCGACCTTGCTCTATATCGATGCCTATGTGTCGCCGGGCGGCACCGGCCTCATGTATGTGACCGGCGGCTCGCGCGTCCTTTATGGCGTCGGCGAGATGAGCGGCGGACCGCGCTGGCTGACGACGCTGAACAAGGCGCGGGCGCCATGGCTGGCCGTACTCGTCATGTGGGTCGTCGGAATCTTGTTCCTGCTGCCGTTTCCAGCCTGGCAGCTGATGGTGAACTATATCAGCTCGATTACCGTACTGACCTATGGACTAGGTCCGATCGTGCTTCTGGTTTTGCGCCGCAACCAGCCGGAATTGCCAAGAACGTTCCGGCTATGGGGCGCCGAAGTTCTCGCGCCGCTCGCCTTTATCTGCAGCAATTGGATCATCTACTGGACCGGCTTCAAGACCGATTCATTTCTGTTCTTGCTGGTGGCCATCGGCTTCGTGCTCTATATGGTCTACTATCATTTCATCGCAAAGAAGCCGGCCGAGGATTTCGGCTGGCGTTATATCGCTTGGTTGCTGCCCTGGTTCGGCGGCATGTGGATGCTCTCCGCATTGGGCGACATAGGCGGCGGCTTAGGCCTGCTCAAGTTCTGGCCAGGCGTGGCCGCAGTCGCGGTCTGGAGCATGTTCGTCATCATCCTGGCTCTCCGCTCCGCTTTGCCCGCGGCAGAGACAGCCGAGATCATGGTGCGCATGGAAGATACGCGATAA
- a CDS encoding glutamate synthase subunit beta — protein MGKVTGFLEIDRRDRRYEPASDRIRHYREFMIPLSEEATKDQAARCMNCGIPYCHTGCPVNNQIPDWNDLVYHSDWEEAARNLHSTNNFPEFTGRICPAPCEAACTLNLNETPVTIKTIECTIVDRAFANGWVKPEPAERKTGKRVAIVGAGPSGLACAQQLARAGHDVHVFEKNLKPGGLLRYGIPDFKMEKHLIDRRVHQMVAEGVQFHGGVNVGVDLDPNRLVAEYDAVVLAGGAEKPRDLPVPGRDLGGIHFAMDFLTQQNRRIGREPIVSNDPILASSKHVVVIGGGDTGSDCIGTSVRQGAVSVTQLEIMAMPPEKENKLLTWPDWPMKLRTTSSHEEGAKRDFGVLTKEFIGENGVVKKLRCVRIDATMQEIPGSSFELEADLVLLAMGFVSPLHDGLIEKLGVALDPRGNVAADTRTYKASVDKVFTCGDMRRGQSLVVWAIREGRQAAHNVDLFLMGSTVLPR, from the coding sequence ATGGGCAAGGTCACGGGCTTCCTCGAAATCGATCGGCGGGATCGGCGCTATGAGCCCGCCTCGGATCGAATCAGGCATTATCGCGAGTTCATGATCCCGCTTTCGGAAGAAGCGACGAAGGATCAGGCAGCGCGCTGCATGAACTGCGGCATCCCCTATTGCCATACCGGTTGCCCGGTCAACAATCAGATCCCGGATTGGAATGATCTCGTCTATCATTCGGATTGGGAAGAGGCGGCGCGCAACCTCCATTCGACCAATAATTTTCCTGAATTCACCGGCCGCATCTGCCCGGCGCCTTGCGAAGCCGCTTGCACGCTGAACCTCAACGAAACGCCGGTGACGATCAAAACGATCGAATGCACGATCGTCGATCGCGCTTTTGCCAATGGCTGGGTCAAGCCCGAGCCGGCCGAGCGCAAAACCGGCAAGCGCGTCGCCATCGTCGGCGCCGGACCGTCCGGCCTCGCCTGTGCGCAGCAGCTCGCCCGCGCCGGCCATGATGTGCATGTCTTCGAAAAGAATCTGAAGCCCGGCGGCCTGTTGCGCTACGGCATTCCGGACTTCAAGATGGAAAAGCATCTGATCGATCGCCGCGTCCATCAGATGGTGGCGGAAGGCGTGCAGTTCCACGGCGGCGTCAATGTCGGCGTCGATCTCGATCCCAATCGGCTCGTCGCCGAATATGATGCCGTGGTTCTTGCCGGCGGCGCTGAAAAGCCGCGCGATCTCCCGGTTCCGGGGCGTGATCTCGGCGGCATCCATTTCGCCATGGATTTTTTGACCCAGCAAAATCGCCGCATCGGCCGTGAGCCGATCGTGAGCAATGATCCGATCCTCGCTTCGAGCAAGCATGTCGTCGTGATCGGCGGCGGTGACACGGGCTCTGATTGCATCGGCACATCGGTCCGGCAAGGCGCCGTCAGCGTCACGCAGCTCGAAATCATGGCCATGCCGCCGGAGAAGGAAAACAAGCTTCTCACTTGGCCGGATTGGCCGATGAAGCTGCGCACGACGTCGAGCCATGAAGAGGGCGCGAAACGCGATTTCGGCGTGCTCACGAAGGAGTTCATTGGCGAAAACGGTGTGGTGAAGAAGCTCCGTTGCGTCCGGATCGATGCGACGATGCAGGAAATTCCGGGAAGCTCTTTCGAACTCGAGGCTGATCTCGTTCTCCTCGCCATGGGCTTCGTCTCGCCCCTCCACGACGGGCTCATCGAGAAGCTCGGGGTGGCGCTCGATCCGCGTGGCAATGTCGCGGCGGATACCAGGACCTATAAGGCCTCGGTCGACAAAGTCTTTACCTGCGGCGACATGCGGCGCGGCCAATCGCTGGTCGTCTGGGCGATCCGCGAAGGACGTCAGGCCGCCCATAATGTGGATCTGTTCTTGATGGGATCCACGGTATTGCCGCGGTAG